The Podospora pseudocomata strain CBS 415.72m chromosome 3, whole genome shotgun sequence genome window below encodes:
- a CDS encoding hypothetical protein (EggNog:ENOG503P0PV), with translation MLPMNSSTQPSNCTGQAAGAPVTLHPPPSGTSLPPKLPHLTFENPDDSDSTEFDDSNNSEDDESDTEASPVEAIKNNMANPLRAERPRVPQANVGFQRAQTPIESAQAKVLEDLVNKVSKLETELGKFRGTTSAPDHEDRHAGASPLTTPGIRLQPPTYPGHINRAPSPRQTAPRIVTGQTTSAFPELAPRSPSGVQFSSPVPPFSSGGHPAGPFPGVKTPVVEISAVDLKWGPLFDEKGAPTKRWEQVLKGLGQYILDEFMPQKTLVMAPQKMAAFYSQHNIECEAVSFLEIFRSRNQDVHVRLSELYDQLGFEYHLAPSAPGCRPTVPGLTLHGWTQWMTLAMRAHPDEEARRFAKVITMLPINAESPLDGKLERLPKQISRHLLPEKADPASRGKFSAALRVVQEALGLLSPPPKPSLQERRPSQSRAVSPRSRYKPSSVGIPSPPSSVSGAAVDDDYRRGDRERERNYRDLPGRPYESNGSARRDPPLSRSTTGLGLPTRPPSRTGPPSTTSSRRRSSPAPYHRSSVSGASGREERGYTRSSSDATIYPHRSDQRERERERERERERDRERERDRDRERDSRDSKARGREREADRRDRGSRRSASVVSNTDRKGGLGRPNRRSSVIVQDERAGNLGRAPTWGDFFTGKSAMA, from the exons ATGCTCCCCATGAACTCTTCTACACAGCCGAGCAACTGCACCGGACAGGCTGCCGGGGCACCAGTTACGTtgcatcctccaccctcagGCACTTCTCTGCCTCCTAAGCTACCGCACTTGACCTTCGAGAACCCTGATGATAGCGACAGCACCGAATTTGacgactccaacaacagtgaagatgatgaatcCGACACAGAGGCAAGCCCGGTCGAGGCCATCAAAAACAACATGGCCAACCCTTTGAGGGCGGAAAGGCCTCGCGTACCGCAGGCAAATGTTGGCTTCCAGCGAGCTCAAACTCCGATCGAGTCTGCACAGGCAAAGGTGCTCGAGGACCTTGTCAACAAAGTCTCAAAACTGGAGACAGAAC TGGGTAAATTTCGAGGCACCACATCGGCCCCAGACCATGAAGACCGCCATGCCGGGGCATCACCCTTGACTACACCAGGTATTCGACTCCAACCACCCACTTACCCCGGACATATCAACAGAGCGCCGTCTCCTCGGCAAACAGCTCCTCGGATAGTCACCGGTCAGACAACCTCAGCCTTCCCTGAGCTAGCACCCCGATCACCATCCGGTGTTCAGTTCAGTTCACCAGTGCCGCCCTTCTCGTCTGGCGGCCACCCGGCGGGTCCGTTTCCGGGTGTAAAGACACCCGTGGTTGAGATTTCCGCTGTTGACCTCAAATGGGGTCCGCTGTTCGACGAAAAGGGAGCGCCAACAAAAAGATGGGAGCAAGTGTTGAAAGGTCTTGGTCAATACATT CTCGATGAATTTATGCCACAAAagacgttggtgatggctCCTCAAAAGATGGCAGCTTTCTACTCCCAGCACAACATCGAGTGTGAGGCAGTTTCATTCCTCG AAATATTTCGAAGTCGGAATCAAGACGTCCATGTCAGATTGTCCGAGCTGTATGACCAGCTCGGGTTCGAATATCACTTGGCACCTTCAGCACCCGGATGTAGGCCGACGGTGCCTGGCTTGACCCTCCACGGATGGACTCAGTGGATGACGTTAGCCATGAGGGCGCATCCTGATGAAGAGGCTCGCAGGTTCGCCAAGGTGATCACGATGCTGCCCATTAATGCCGAGAGTCCACTTGACGGCAAGCTAGAAAGACTTCCGAAGCAGATATCCCGTCACCTTTTGCCGGAGAAGGCCGACCCAGCATCCCGGGGAAAGTTCAGCGCCGCCCTTCGAGTGGTACAGGAAGCTTTGGGACTGTTGTCTCCGCCGCCCAAACCGAGTCTCCAGGAACGACGGCCATCTCAATCGCGCGCTGTTAGCCCTAGGTCTCGATATAAGCCCTCATCCGTTGGCATTccgtcacctccctcctcagtCTCCGGGGCGGCCGTGGATGATGACTACCGGAGAGGTGACCGTGAGCGCGAGCGAAACTACCGCGACCTTCCAGGAAGACCATACGAGAGTAATGGCTCCGCGAGGCGAGACCCTCCATTATCGCGATCAACAACGGGACTTGGCTTGCCCACTCGCCCCCCTTCGCGGACCGGACCCCCTTCGACAACAAGTTCTCGCCGACGTAGCTCACCTGCCCCCTATCACAGAAGCTCCGTATCAGGGGCAAgtggaagagaggagaggggataCACCAGGTCGTCGTCTGATGCTACCATATATCCTCACCGGTCGGACCAAAGGGAGCGAGAGCGTGAACGAGAAAGAGAACGCGAAAGAGATAGGGAGCGGGAGCGTGATCGtgacagagagagagattccCGAGACTCCAAGGCCAGAGGACGAGAAAGGGAGGCAGACAGAAGGGACAGAGGCAGTCGAAGATCGGCCTCGGTGGTGAGCAACACGGACCGAAAAGGAGGCCTTGGTCGTCCTAACCGAAGGAGTTCTGTGATTGTCCAAGATGAACGAGCGGGCAACTTGGGACGTGCCCCGACGTGGGGAGATTTCTTTACAGGAAAGTCAGCCATGGCTTGA
- a CDS encoding hypothetical protein (EggNog:ENOG503NW40; COG:P), with amino-acid sequence MAVDTDKAHNRSNSTTSKASYAHHDDTGTPSSHHGSPESLKHQRLEASRKLANPLAGLSHERLYQMGEEYAVNAGLTSDEDLRAFRLGAVIASNQTDYSSISELTDREREVLERETTHKWSNPRMLYWVIAICSLCAAVQGMDETVVNGAQIFYKEAFGIAEDTWLIGLTNGAPYLCCAIVGCWVTEPMNKRFGRRGTIFISCAISALACFWQAFANTWYHMFIARFFLGFGIGPKSATTPIFAAECSPPRLRGALVMQWQMWTAFGIMIGYVADLAFYPVPDRGIPLGLNWRLMMGSALIPAVVVCCLAYVCPESPRWYLTKNRHKDAFASVCQLRHEKVQAARDLFYTHILLKAEEQTTANIGTRNRIKEVFTIRRNRNAMIASEIVMFMQQFCGVNVIAYFSSEIFREAGYSEVEALAASLGFGVINFLFAIPAFYTIDTYGRRNLLLTTFPLMALFMFFTGFSFWIPEDSPAHIGCIALGIYLFGIVYSPGEGPVPFTYSAEAYPLYIRAIGMSFATATTWFFNFVLALTWPSLLEAFRPQGAFSWYGGWNIVGFFLVLFLVPETKEKTLEELDRVFDVDLRRMMAFGARQAGWFWGRYVMRRKGGRKPVHPGEEGLDGDSGEEGEFLGEKKGVVGGMDGAERV; translated from the exons ATGGCTGTCGACACTGACAAGGCCCACAACCGCTCCaactcaaccacctccaaagcctCGTACGCTCACCATGACGATACAGGCACCCCTTCATCCCACCATGGCTCACCAGAGTCTCTCAAGCACCAACGCCTGGAAGCCTCCAGGAAGCTCGCAAACCCCCTCGCTGGTTTGAGCCATGAACGACTTTACCAGATGGGCGAGGAGTATGCCGTTAACGCCGGGCTGACCAGCGATGAGGACCTCCGCGCTTTCCGTCTCGGTGCAGTTATCGCTAGCAACCAGACTGACTACAGCTCCATCTCGGAGCTTACCGATCGCGAGAGGGAAGTTCTGGAGCGTGAGACAACCCACAAGTGGTCCAACCCCCGGATGCTTTACTGGGTCATTGCCATCTGCTCTCTCTGTGCTGCTGTCCAGGGCATGGATGAGACAGTTGTCAATGGCGCCCAGATCTTTTACAAGGAAGCCTTTGGAATCGCTGAGGACACCTGGTTGATTGGTCTCACCAATGGCGCTCCGTATTTGTGCTGTGCCATTGTTGGTTGCTGGGTGACTGAGCCTATGAATAAGAGGTTCGGGAGAAGAGGCACCATTTTCATCTCTTGTGCTATTTCGGCGTTGGCATGCTTCTGGCAGGCGTTTGCGAACACCTGGTATCATATGTTTATCGCACGGTTTTTCTTGGGATTTGGTATTGGACCCAAGAGCGCAACTACACCGATTTTCGCCGCAGAGTGCTCTCCGCCAAGACTGAGAGGAGCCCTGGTCATG CAATGGCAAATGTGGACGGCCTTCGGTATTATGATCGGTTACGTTGCCGACTTGGCCTTCTACCCTGTTCCTGACCGCGGCATCCCTCTGGGTCTCAACtggcggttgatgatgggttcCGCCCTCATTCCAGCCGTCGTTGTCTGTTGTCTCGCCTACGTCTGCCCCGAGTCACCCAGATGGTATCTCACCAAGAACCGCCACAAGGATGCGTTTGCTTCGGTCTGTCAACTTCGCCATGAGAAAGTCCAGGCGGCAAGGGATCTGTTTTACACGCACATCCTGCTCAAGGCGGAAGAGCAGACCACGGCCAACATTGGAACACGCAACCGCATCAAGGAGGTCTTTACCATCCGACGCAACAGAAATGCCATGATTGCTTCTGAGATTGTCATGTTTATGCAGCAATTCTGCGGTGTCAATGTCATTGCCTACTTTTCCAGTGAAATTTTCAGGGAGGCTGGGTATTCTGAGGTCGAGGCTCTGGCAGCAAGCTTGGGATTCGGAGTCATCAACTTCCTGTTTGCTATACCAGCCTTTTACACCATCGACACGTACGGCCGGCGCAATTTACtgctcaccaccttcccGCTGATGGCACTATTCATGTTCTTCACTGGTTTCAGCTTCTGGATACCAGAAGACAGTCCAGCACACATCGGGTGTATCGCCTTGGGAATCTACCTCTTCGGCATCGTCTACAGCCCCGGCGAGGGCCCGGTGCCATTTACCTATTCAGCAGAAGCATACCCGCTGTATATCCGCGCCATAGGGATGAGCTTCGCGACGGCAACGACGTGGTTCTTCAATTTTGTTCTGGCGCTTACGTGGCCGAGTTTACTGGAGGCGTTCAGGCCGCAGGGCGCTTTTAGCTGGTATGGGGGGTGGAATATTGTTGGTtttttcttggtgttgtttttggtgcCTGAgacgaaggagaagacgtTAGAGGAGCTGGATAGGGTTTTTGATGTggatttgaggaggatgatggctttTGGGGCGAGGCAGgcggggtggttttgggggaggtacGTGATGAggcggaagggggggagaaaGCCAGTTCatccgggggaggaggggttggatggggatagtggggaggagggagagtttttgggggagaagaagggggttgttggggggatggatggggcgGAGAGGGTTTGA